A single region of the Hoeflea prorocentri genome encodes:
- a CDS encoding YkvA family protein — translation MDYVKIGEILEPGDEDTRQDRERRVRDRFWKTARRAARQVPFMEDVAAAYFCALDLKTPNRVRGILLAALAYFVLPLDGIPDFLAFVGFSDDVAVLAAVLATVRAHITPAHYAAARAALAGEDEDGSAKT, via the coding sequence ATGGACTACGTCAAAATTGGCGAAATTCTTGAACCGGGCGATGAAGATACCAGGCAGGATCGCGAGCGCCGCGTACGCGACCGGTTCTGGAAGACCGCCCGCCGAGCGGCACGCCAGGTCCCGTTCATGGAAGACGTCGCGGCCGCCTATTTCTGTGCACTGGACCTGAAGACGCCCAATCGCGTGCGGGGCATCCTGCTCGCGGCCCTCGCCTATTTCGTTCTGCCGCTGGACGGCATTCCCGATTTTCTGGCCTTCGTGGGCTTTTCCGACGACGTTGCGGTTCTGGCGGCGGTGCTTGCGACGGTGCGTGCGCACATCACGCCGGCCCACTATGCAGCGGCGCGCGCCGCTCTCGCGGGAGAAGACGAAGACGGCAGTGCGAAAACTTGA
- a CDS encoding ABC transporter ATP-binding protein — MTKPIIELKKADLTLGDGASSVHVLKGIDLTVGSGESVGIVGPSGSGKSTLLMVLAGLEKIDSGEIHIAGNPIHSMSEDEVADFRGRNVGIVFQSFHLIPNMTALENVAVPLELAGRSDAFAIAREELAAVGLAERLTHYPGELSGGEQQRVAIARALAPSPAMLIADEPTGNLDTETGQQIADLLFAQREERGMTLLLVTHDNKLADRCERQIRVRSGEILREDDLSGQEAEVA, encoded by the coding sequence TTGACAAAACCCATCATCGAACTGAAAAAGGCCGATTTGACGTTAGGCGACGGCGCATCGTCGGTCCATGTGCTCAAAGGTATCGATCTCACCGTTGGTTCAGGCGAGTCGGTTGGCATTGTCGGTCCATCCGGGTCCGGCAAGTCGACGCTGCTGATGGTTCTTGCCGGACTTGAGAAGATCGATTCGGGTGAAATTCATATCGCCGGCAACCCGATCCATTCGATGAGCGAGGATGAAGTTGCCGATTTCCGTGGCCGCAATGTGGGCATTGTGTTCCAGTCTTTCCATCTCATTCCCAACATGACGGCGCTGGAGAATGTCGCCGTGCCGCTGGAGCTTGCCGGTCGTTCCGACGCGTTTGCGATTGCCCGAGAGGAACTGGCGGCTGTCGGACTGGCGGAGCGGTTGACCCATTACCCCGGCGAGCTTTCGGGCGGCGAGCAACAGCGTGTTGCCATTGCACGGGCCCTTGCCCCGTCTCCTGCCATGCTGATTGCCGACGAGCCGACAGGCAACCTCGACACGGAAACCGGACAGCAGATCGCCGACCTTTTGTTTGCCCAGCGGGAAGAGCGTGGAATGACGCTGCTTCTGGTGACCCACGACAACAAGCTGGCGGATCGTTGCGAACGCCAGATCCGGGTGAGGTCGGGCGAAATCCTGCGCGAGGACGATCTCAGCGGACAAGAGGCGGAAGTCGCGTGA
- a CDS encoding Bax inhibitor-1/YccA family protein, whose translation MADLRDYQVRAQHAGAQAGAAIDEGLRSYMLRVYNLMAMGLAITGVAAYGTSIMAVTGGSLADGGTLTSFGTALYASPLKWVVMLAPLAMVFFLSFRVNKMSVGAAQTTFWVFAALMGLSLSSIFLVFTGESIVRTFFITAATFGALSLWGYTTKRDLSGMGSFLFMGLIGIIIAMIVNIFLGSTALQFAISVIGVLVFAGLTAYDTQQIKEMYYEGDGTAVAGRKAIMGALRLYLDFINLFMFLLQFLGNRE comes from the coding sequence ATGGCAGATCTTCGTGATTACCAGGTACGCGCTCAGCATGCTGGCGCGCAAGCTGGTGCTGCTATTGATGAGGGCCTGCGGTCCTACATGCTTCGGGTCTACAACCTGATGGCAATGGGTCTGGCAATTACTGGTGTTGCCGCATACGGAACGTCGATAATGGCGGTAACCGGTGGATCGCTTGCCGATGGAGGCACGCTGACGTCCTTCGGAACGGCTCTTTATGCAAGCCCGCTGAAATGGGTTGTCATGCTGGCGCCGCTTGCGATGGTCTTTTTCCTGAGCTTTCGCGTCAACAAGATGAGTGTTGGTGCTGCCCAGACCACATTCTGGGTCTTCGCTGCGTTGATGGGACTGTCCCTGTCATCGATCTTTTTGGTATTTACCGGTGAAAGCATCGTACGCACGTTCTTCATCACAGCCGCAACCTTCGGCGCGCTGTCGCTTTGGGGCTACACCACCAAACGCGACCTGTCGGGCATGGGATCGTTCCTGTTCATGGGACTGATCGGCATCATCATTGCGATGATCGTCAATATCTTCCTGGGATCGACGGCACTACAGTTCGCCATTTCCGTGATCGGCGTGCTGGTGTTTGCGGGCCTCACCGCCTACGACACGCAGCAGATCAAAGAAATGTACTATGAAGGCGACGGCACAGCGGTTGCCGGCCGCAAGGCCATCATGGGCGCGCTGCGGCTCTATCTCGACTTCATCAACCTGTTCATGTTCCTGCTCCAGTTCCTCGGGAACCGGGAATAG
- the thpR gene encoding RNA 2',3'-cyclic phosphodiesterase, with protein MPRLFVALEIPRDAALSLSLLRGGLHGARWIDVENYHITLRFIGDVDAPTADELVHALDRVHRPEFSLSLIGMGSFGSRKPHSLWAGVSASPDLIALQAEIERICQRLRLKADPRKFTPHVTLARLRGARVDDVVEYLSARSNFRTDPFTVSRFVVLSSRESVGGGPYVTEEAYPLIAAQPQQAPIHATSNSSGGML; from the coding sequence ATGCCGCGTTTGTTTGTTGCCCTCGAGATTCCGCGTGACGCTGCACTCAGCTTGTCGCTCCTGCGTGGCGGTTTGCACGGCGCCCGATGGATCGATGTAGAAAACTACCACATCACCCTGCGCTTTATCGGCGATGTTGACGCACCGACAGCCGACGAACTCGTCCATGCGCTGGATCGGGTCCACAGGCCGGAGTTCTCATTGTCGCTGATTGGCATGGGCTCTTTCGGCTCGAGAAAGCCGCATTCACTTTGGGCCGGCGTTTCCGCCTCGCCCGACCTGATCGCGCTTCAGGCCGAGATCGAGCGCATATGCCAGCGGCTTCGGCTCAAAGCCGATCCGCGTAAATTTACGCCGCATGTCACACTGGCCCGCCTGAGAGGCGCACGCGTTGACGACGTGGTGGAGTATCTTTCGGCCCGCAGCAACTTCCGCACCGATCCGTTCACGGTTTCGCGTTTTGTCGTGCTGTCATCGCGCGAATCCGTCGGAGGCGGCCCCTATGTGACCGAAGAAGCCTATCCGCTGATTGCCGCACAGCCCCAGCAAGCACCGATCCATGCGACATCGAACTCATCCGGAGGCATGCTCTGA
- a CDS encoding invasion associated locus B family protein, with protein sequence MVLKKFVPALILSIVMAGAAAAQSPSRISQFNAWGAYSYNAPNGKVCYILSLPTRKEPSNVNHGDIFFLISQRPGQNVSYEPQAMMGYPLKEESKVTVNVDGKNYTLFTKGDSAWVENAAEEPALVSAMRAGSSMTVRATSRRGTNTTYTFSLSGVTAALNEIQNCK encoded by the coding sequence ATGGTTTTGAAGAAATTCGTGCCCGCCCTCATACTGTCGATCGTGATGGCCGGCGCCGCTGCGGCACAGTCGCCGTCCCGCATCAGCCAGTTCAACGCCTGGGGTGCTTATTCCTACAACGCACCGAACGGCAAGGTCTGCTACATCCTGTCGCTGCCGACCCGCAAGGAGCCGTCAAACGTCAATCACGGAGACATCTTCTTCCTGATCTCCCAGCGTCCGGGGCAGAATGTCAGCTACGAACCGCAGGCAATGATGGGCTACCCGCTGAAGGAAGAGTCCAAGGTTACGGTCAATGTTGACGGCAAGAACTACACCCTGTTCACCAAGGGTGATTCAGCGTGGGTCGAAAACGCCGCCGAGGAACCGGCTCTGGTCAGCGCCATGCGCGCCGGATCGTCCATGACGGTCAGGGCCACGTCGCGGCGCGGCACCAACACCACCTATACATTTTCGCTTTCGGGCGTGACTGCAGCGCTCAACGAAATTCAGAACTGCAAATAA
- a CDS encoding cupin domain-containing protein — translation MTAWPKARAFIALFAITAALAVPASAKDNYERVVPLLDTTTTVLGQPHAYPKGEAKVTSAIVTMMPGEETGIHFHPVPTYGYILDGELTVSYPGGVEKTYRKGQAVMEAVGTLHNGKNLGTGPVRILVVSMGVVGKSNTLFPKDE, via the coding sequence ATGACCGCCTGGCCCAAAGCACGAGCCTTTATTGCCCTGTTTGCAATCACTGCGGCGCTTGCCGTCCCGGCGAGTGCGAAGGACAATTATGAGCGCGTTGTCCCACTGCTTGACACAACCACAACGGTTCTTGGGCAGCCCCATGCCTATCCAAAGGGCGAAGCCAAGGTAACGTCCGCAATCGTGACCATGATGCCCGGCGAGGAAACCGGCATCCATTTCCATCCCGTTCCAACCTATGGCTACATCCTCGATGGCGAATTGACCGTCAGCTATCCGGGCGGAGTCGAAAAGACCTACCGTAAGGGGCAAGCGGTCATGGAAGCAGTCGGCACGCTGCACAACGGCAAGAACCTTGGAACCGGTCCCGTTCGCATTCTGGTCGTTTCCATGGGTGTCGTTGGCAAGTCCAACACACTGTTTCCAAAGGATGAGTGA
- a CDS encoding LysR family transcriptional regulator produces MRNLDTQLLRTFATTAETGSMTRTASLLNLTQGAVSQHIKRLEEQFGQRLFNRRRSGLTLTQAGERLAGRARRLLQINDELWVDMTTPSFAGRVVLGVPIDLISGRLPSILRMFAQAYPDIDIDLRCGTSPELRTQFEAGDIDIALMEECAVRPFGDLLYRDRLVWAGAGDGRAAYADPLPLSLVSQSCAFRRHVIDALVSSGRRWKCVYESNNLDATIAMMRMDLAVGSFLESSMPDKLARVGKSAGLPDLPMFSVTLSVRAASGGHPAAALARFLQKGLSATHPSAGSEG; encoded by the coding sequence ATGCGTAATCTCGATACCCAGCTTCTGCGTACATTTGCGACGACTGCAGAAACGGGCAGCATGACCCGGACGGCGAGTCTGCTCAATCTGACGCAAGGGGCCGTCAGTCAACACATCAAGCGGCTTGAAGAGCAGTTTGGTCAGCGGCTTTTCAATCGCCGGCGCAGCGGGCTGACCCTCACGCAGGCGGGAGAGCGCCTTGCCGGCCGGGCACGCCGCTTGCTTCAAATCAATGATGAGCTCTGGGTCGATATGACCACGCCATCCTTTGCGGGCCGCGTTGTTCTGGGCGTGCCGATTGATCTGATTTCCGGGCGCCTGCCGTCGATCCTGCGGATGTTCGCCCAGGCCTATCCGGATATCGATATCGATCTTCGGTGCGGAACCTCGCCGGAATTGCGGACGCAGTTTGAAGCCGGCGACATCGATATCGCGTTAATGGAGGAGTGCGCCGTCCGGCCGTTTGGAGATCTGCTCTATCGCGACCGACTGGTTTGGGCCGGCGCCGGAGACGGGCGCGCCGCGTATGCCGATCCGCTGCCCCTGTCGCTGGTCAGCCAATCCTGCGCTTTCCGAAGACATGTGATCGATGCACTGGTCAGCTCCGGCCGCCGCTGGAAATGTGTCTATGAGAGCAACAACCTCGATGCGACGATTGCGATGATGCGCATGGATCTGGCTGTTGGAAGCTTTCTTGAGTCGTCCATGCCGGACAAACTTGCCCGCGTCGGCAAGTCCGCCGGTCTTCCCGACCTGCCGATGTTCAGTGTGACGTTGTCCGTGCGTGCTGCATCGGGCGGCCATCCGGCGGCGGCCCTTGCACGTTTTCTGCAAAAGGGACTGTCAGCCACTCACCCGAGTGCCGGGTCCGAAGGCTGA
- the rlmN gene encoding 23S rRNA (adenine(2503)-C(2))-methyltransferase RlmN, with protein sequence MPQTIDLKDTDTRDALSARHAAGPHALKQPLIGMSREELGEALLAIGVKDRQVKMRVQQLWHWLYVRGVSDFADMLNISKELRLALAEKYTVSRPEIADEQISEDGTRKWLLRFPPRGAGKPVEIETVYIPEEGRGTLCISSQVGCTLTCSFCHTGTQKLVRNLTAEEILSQLLLARDRLGDFPHKDTPQGAIVPAEGRKVSNIVMMGMGEPLYNFDNVKKALLIASDNEGLSLSKRRITLSTSGVVPEIYRTGEEIGVMLAISLHAVRDDLRDELVPINKKYPIKELIQACRDYPGLSNARRITFEYVMLKGVNDTLEDARDLVKLLKGVPAKINLIPFNPWPGSAYECSDWEHIERFADFINKAGYASPIRTPRGRDILAACGQLKSESERLRKTERLALEAMMIAGHGEA encoded by the coding sequence ATGCCGCAAACGATCGATTTGAAGGACACCGATACCCGCGATGCGCTCTCCGCGCGTCACGCGGCCGGTCCGCATGCGCTAAAGCAGCCGCTGATCGGCATGAGCCGCGAGGAACTTGGTGAGGCCCTGCTAGCCATCGGCGTCAAGGATCGGCAGGTCAAGATGCGCGTCCAGCAGCTCTGGCACTGGCTCTATGTGCGCGGCGTCTCCGATTTTGCCGACATGCTCAATATCTCAAAAGAGCTGCGCCTTGCGCTTGCCGAAAAATACACTGTTTCGCGCCCGGAAATTGCCGACGAACAGATTTCCGAGGACGGCACGCGCAAATGGCTCCTGCGCTTTCCGCCGCGTGGAGCCGGCAAACCGGTGGAAATAGAGACAGTCTATATCCCCGAGGAAGGCCGCGGCACGCTATGCATTTCCAGCCAGGTCGGCTGCACGCTGACCTGTTCCTTCTGCCATACGGGAACGCAGAAGCTGGTCCGCAACCTGACCGCAGAGGAAATCCTGTCCCAACTCCTGCTCGCCCGCGACCGGCTCGGCGATTTTCCGCACAAGGATACACCGCAAGGCGCGATCGTACCGGCCGAGGGACGCAAGGTCTCCAACATTGTCATGATGGGAATGGGCGAGCCGCTCTATAATTTCGATAATGTGAAAAAGGCGCTTCTGATCGCCTCCGACAATGAAGGGTTGTCGCTGTCGAAGCGGCGCATCACCCTGTCCACCTCAGGTGTTGTGCCGGAGATTTACCGGACCGGCGAGGAAATCGGCGTCATGCTGGCCATTTCCCTGCATGCCGTGCGCGATGATCTGCGCGACGAACTGGTCCCGATCAACAAGAAATACCCCATCAAGGAACTCATCCAGGCCTGCCGCGACTATCCGGGGCTTTCAAATGCACGCCGCATCACGTTCGAATATGTCATGCTCAAGGGCGTCAACGACACGCTGGAGGATGCCCGCGATCTGGTCAAGCTGCTCAAAGGCGTTCCGGCAAAGATCAATTTGATCCCGTTCAATCCCTGGCCGGGCAGCGCCTATGAATGTTCGGACTGGGAACATATCGAGCGGTTCGCCGATTTCATCAACAAGGCCGGCTATGCCTCGCCGATCAGGACCCCGCGCGGCCGCGACATCCTCGCCGCCTGCGGACAGCTCAAATCGGAGTCCGAACGCTTGCGCAAGACCGAACGCCTAGCGCTGGAAGCCATGATGATTGCCGGTCACGGCGAGGCCTGA
- a CDS encoding ABC transporter permease: MHGADLKLALRLALREMRGGLSGFYIFLACIALGTAAIAGVNSVSRSITSAITEEGQVILGADIRFELQNRQANEAELAFLDDQGDMTVTTGLRSMTRLPDGSDQTLVEAKAVDGRYPLYGELQTTPQLGFEELYGESDGRFGAAVAPLLLERLEISLGDTVLLGNAQFEVRAVIDSEPDALSDGFGFAPRLIMSDAGLDAAGLIQIGSLVEYAYKIRLEPGAPDSAIRQLRASADEAFPSAGWSVRSRSNAAPALTANIVRFSQFLTLVGLTALIVGGVGVANAVRAYLDSKRGVIATFKCLGASGGFVFSVYLVQILIIATIGIAAGLVLGALMPILASAALAGILPVSSDTVVYPDALLLAAVFGYLTALAFALLPLGRSRDVPATALFREQGFDAHGLPRKRYLLAAAVLIAALMALAIGTSYDRFIASVFLGAIAIAFVVLRLVSGLIEALARRAPNVKSTALRLAIGNIHRPGALTPSVVLSLGLGLALLVTLALIDGNLRREISGSLPERAPNFFFVDIQSTEVDAFSDLVEEVAPGSKIVRVPMLRGRILEFNGVDVREIDVPVEGAWVLRGDRGITYAKNIPESSKLTEGEWWAPDYSGEPLVSFSAEEAGELGLKLGDLVTVNVLGRNVTARIANFRDVEWESLSINFVMVFSPNTFAGAPHAWLATLTDPETGPMDEGEVLRAVTNTFPTVTSVRVKDALDVVNRIVGQLATAIRAAAAVALVASVLVLAGALAAGNRARAHDAVVLKTLGATRNTLIRAFSYEYMILGLATAVFALFAGGVAAWFVVSRIMTLPSQFLPDVAVITVVAALIVTVGIGLAGTWRVLGQKAAPILRNL; encoded by the coding sequence ATGCACGGCGCAGATCTGAAACTGGCCCTGCGGCTGGCGCTGCGCGAAATGCGCGGCGGACTGTCCGGATTTTACATATTCCTGGCCTGTATCGCACTGGGCACGGCGGCCATTGCCGGTGTGAACTCCGTCTCACGCTCCATCACCTCGGCCATCACGGAAGAGGGGCAGGTGATCCTTGGCGCCGATATCCGGTTTGAGCTGCAAAACAGGCAGGCCAACGAGGCTGAACTGGCCTTTCTCGACGATCAGGGCGATATGACCGTCACAACCGGGCTGCGCTCCATGACGCGGCTGCCGGACGGATCGGATCAGACCCTCGTCGAGGCCAAGGCGGTCGATGGGCGTTACCCGCTCTATGGGGAATTGCAGACGACACCGCAACTCGGATTTGAAGAGCTTTACGGTGAAAGTGACGGCCGTTTTGGCGCTGCCGTCGCACCGCTTCTGCTCGAACGGCTGGAGATTTCGCTCGGCGATACAGTGCTTCTCGGCAATGCGCAGTTTGAGGTCCGTGCGGTGATTGACAGCGAACCGGACGCGCTGTCCGACGGGTTCGGTTTTGCGCCGCGCCTCATCATGTCGGATGCAGGCCTTGATGCGGCGGGCCTGATCCAGATCGGCAGCCTTGTCGAATATGCCTACAAGATCCGGCTTGAACCGGGCGCCCCGGACTCAGCCATCAGGCAGTTGCGGGCCAGTGCCGACGAGGCTTTTCCGTCCGCCGGATGGTCGGTACGCAGCAGAAGCAATGCAGCACCGGCGCTCACCGCCAATATTGTGCGGTTTTCACAATTCCTCACTTTGGTGGGCCTGACGGCGCTGATCGTCGGAGGTGTCGGCGTTGCCAATGCGGTGCGCGCCTATCTCGATTCCAAACGCGGCGTTATCGCGACCTTCAAATGTCTTGGAGCCTCCGGCGGATTTGTCTTTTCCGTCTATCTCGTTCAGATTCTCATCATAGCGACAATCGGTATCGCGGCAGGTCTGGTGCTGGGCGCTCTGATGCCGATCCTCGCCAGCGCCGCGCTTGCCGGCATATTGCCGGTGTCGTCCGATACGGTCGTTTATCCCGACGCTCTGCTGCTGGCCGCTGTTTTCGGATATCTGACGGCGCTGGCCTTTGCGCTTCTGCCGCTCGGCAGGTCGCGCGATGTCCCTGCGACGGCGCTTTTCCGTGAGCAGGGTTTCGATGCGCATGGCCTGCCGCGCAAACGCTACCTGTTGGCCGCTGCCGTGCTGATCGCCGCCCTGATGGCGCTTGCCATCGGAACGTCCTACGACCGGTTTATCGCCAGCGTTTTTCTTGGTGCCATCGCCATTGCCTTCGTCGTTTTGCGGCTGGTTTCCGGGCTGATCGAAGCGCTTGCGAGACGGGCGCCGAATGTCAAATCCACAGCCCTGCGGCTGGCTATCGGCAACATTCACCGTCCCGGCGCGCTAACGCCATCGGTTGTGCTGTCGCTGGGGCTGGGCCTTGCCTTGCTGGTTACGCTGGCGCTGATCGACGGAAATCTGCGACGTGAGATCAGCGGCAGTCTTCCGGAACGGGCGCCGAATTTCTTTTTTGTCGACATCCAGAGCACCGAAGTCGACGCGTTCAGCGATCTGGTTGAGGAGGTGGCGCCGGGTAGCAAGATCGTGCGCGTGCCGATGCTGCGCGGCCGGATCCTTGAGTTCAACGGTGTGGATGTGCGTGAAATCGATGTACCGGTGGAGGGTGCGTGGGTGCTGCGCGGCGACCGCGGCATCACCTATGCGAAAAACATTCCTGAAAGCTCAAAGCTTACGGAAGGCGAATGGTGGGCGCCGGACTATTCCGGCGAGCCGCTGGTCTCCTTCTCCGCCGAGGAGGCCGGCGAACTCGGCCTCAAACTGGGTGATCTTGTGACCGTCAATGTCCTCGGCCGTAACGTGACGGCCCGGATCGCCAATTTCCGTGACGTGGAGTGGGAATCGCTGTCGATCAACTTTGTCATGGTGTTTTCGCCCAATACTTTTGCCGGGGCGCCGCATGCGTGGCTGGCGACCCTTACCGATCCGGAGACCGGCCCCATGGATGAGGGAGAGGTTTTGCGGGCGGTCACGAACACCTTCCCGACGGTGACCAGCGTCCGCGTCAAGGATGCGCTTGATGTGGTCAACCGCATCGTCGGCCAATTGGCAACTGCTATCCGCGCTGCGGCGGCCGTGGCGCTGGTGGCGTCTGTCCTTGTCCTTGCCGGTGCGCTGGCTGCCGGCAACCGGGCCCGGGCGCATGATGCTGTGGTGCTCAAGACGCTGGGTGCGACCCGGAACACGCTGATCAGGGCTTTTTCCTACGAATACATGATCCTCGGCCTTGCGACGGCTGTGTTCGCGCTGTTCGCCGGAGGCGTTGCAGCCTGGTTTGTCGTGTCGCGAATTATGACACTGCCATCGCAGTTCCTGCCGGATGTTGCGGTCATAACGGTGGTCGCGGCGCTGATTGTGACAGTGGGCATCGGGCTTGCAGGCACGTGGCGTGTGCTTGGCCAAAAAGCCGCGCCGATATTGCGCAATCTGTAG
- a CDS encoding cupin domain-containing protein produces MEKINLEEKFALIGDYWQPHIAAQSNGQHIRLAKLKGEFVWHAHDEEDELFIVIKGSLTVRFRDRDIKVAEGEMLVVPRGVEHMPVADDEVHLVNITMAQTTMTGNVASDRAIPVSKLQSV; encoded by the coding sequence ATGGAAAAGATCAACCTCGAAGAGAAATTCGCGCTGATAGGGGATTACTGGCAGCCCCATATCGCCGCACAATCGAACGGACAGCATATACGCCTCGCCAAGCTGAAGGGCGAGTTTGTCTGGCACGCCCACGACGAGGAGGACGAGCTTTTCATCGTCATCAAGGGCTCCCTGACCGTCCGTTTCCGCGATCGGGACATCAAGGTGGCTGAGGGCGAGATGCTGGTTGTCCCGCGCGGCGTCGAGCACATGCCAGTGGCCGATGATGAAGTGCATCTCGTCAACATCACCATGGCGCAGACAACAATGACCGGCAATGTCGCATCCGACCGTGCGATTCCTGTATCAAAGCTTCAGTCTGTCTAG
- a CDS encoding GNAT family N-acetyltransferase, whose product MTYTLRDATFSDLENITEIYRDSVENGVATYELTPPNLEEMTRRFEALKEQGYPFIVADDGRGALFGYAYAGAYRTRPAYRWTVEDSIYLPQSARGRGIGKALLGLLVARCEALGFRQMVAIIGGPEPASVALHASLGFEHIGTMHATGYKFGRWLDTAIMQIALGTGQDTHPDPDAYPGTLFGP is encoded by the coding sequence ATGACCTACACGCTGCGCGATGCAACATTTTCCGACCTTGAAAACATAACCGAAATCTATCGGGACTCCGTTGAAAACGGTGTTGCCACCTATGAGTTGACGCCGCCGAACCTTGAAGAGATGACACGGCGTTTCGAGGCTCTCAAAGAGCAAGGTTACCCCTTTATCGTGGCCGATGACGGCAGGGGCGCACTGTTTGGCTATGCCTATGCGGGTGCGTACCGCACCCGGCCGGCCTACCGCTGGACCGTCGAAGACTCAATCTACCTTCCGCAATCGGCGCGGGGGCGGGGCATAGGCAAGGCTCTGCTTGGTCTACTTGTTGCCCGTTGCGAGGCCCTGGGTTTCCGGCAAATGGTTGCCATTATCGGCGGACCTGAACCGGCTTCAGTTGCCCTCCATGCATCGCTCGGTTTTGAGCATATCGGCACCATGCATGCGACGGGATATAAATTCGGCCGATGGCTGGATACCGCCATCATGCAGATCGCGCTCGGCACGGGGCAGGACACCCATCCCGATCCGGACGCATATCCCGGAACGCTGTTCGGCCCCTAG
- a CDS encoding arylesterase: MKIKAAVQIFAIFCSMILLASATVRAETVSIVGLGDSLMAGYELPPADAFPSKLEQALVDKGYDISVTNAGVSGDTSSGGLARLDWSVPDGTDAVLVELGANDALRGIGPDQTRANIEAMITRLKERGIAVLLVGMLSPPNMGADYAEAFNRIYPELSRQHGVPLYPFFLDGVAAETGLDIGDGMHPNAKGVDVMVARFLPYAEELIAAVREKNGS, from the coding sequence ATGAAAATTAAAGCGGCAGTTCAAATTTTCGCGATTTTTTGCAGCATGATACTGCTTGCATCCGCAACGGTCCGGGCTGAAACAGTCAGCATTGTCGGTCTCGGAGACAGCCTCATGGCAGGCTACGAGCTACCGCCCGCCGACGCCTTTCCGTCAAAGCTCGAGCAGGCGCTTGTCGATAAGGGTTATGATATCAGCGTCACCAATGCCGGCGTCTCCGGCGACACCTCAAGCGGCGGATTGGCGCGTCTTGACTGGTCGGTGCCTGATGGAACGGACGCGGTGCTGGTGGAGCTGGGCGCCAATGACGCCCTGCGCGGCATCGGCCCCGATCAGACCCGCGCGAATATCGAGGCGATGATTACAAGGCTGAAGGAGCGCGGCATTGCTGTGCTGCTGGTCGGAATGCTTTCACCGCCGAATATGGGTGCCGATTATGCCGAGGCCTTCAACCGCATCTATCCGGAGTTGTCCAGGCAGCATGGCGTGCCGCTTTATCCCTTCTTTCTGGACGGCGTCGCCGCTGAAACCGGCCTCGATATTGGTGACGGAATGCATCCGAACGCCAAGGGCGTTGATGTCATGGTGGCGCGTTTCCTGCCTTATGCGGAAGAGCTGATCGCCGCGGTCCGCGAGAAAAACGGCAGTTGA